In Siniperca chuatsi isolate FFG_IHB_CAS linkage group LG20, ASM2008510v1, whole genome shotgun sequence, the following proteins share a genomic window:
- the LOC122868130 gene encoding nucleolar transcription factor 1-like isoform X2 gives MSGKKNDSEEADWTKANLQKLLSAMKNSIPENDRMSVYTKGLKTVDWNEVAFPPFSPEACQRKWREILQKMRKIRTLTELIVEAEDVIANPVQNNKIHPELPKRPSPPNAIFYEENEANFHQQHPEMSRQKLFKFLIKKYKELPDEEKAQYVGKYKLASETYKRRMLEFRKQYHEPPTHEPRTYRKRKRKRVSENMSDNEQHTEDAEGLPSNPPFNGYNLFCKEQLGSMEGVSKNSYVSVWAQRWRKLTDRQRHEYSKRCRELKTQYSMKLDAYLMTMDEEEQQRILNKYGIKRPKKRKGIKREVKFVKTLPGEPKMPSRSGNVIFCKEQMELLKKEFPNQRERFIKGNQMWHDLSNKEKDRYKVKVYENLRKYSMELQKWFKTLTSAEQEDYRTCNPTKCQYLDAKQMKFSEREKHFLYRPSDSEDEDLEYSSSDKEEYNLDCEEDEEEEEEEEEEEDNMFEMY, from the exons atgagtgggaaaaaaaatgatTCTGAAGAAGCTG ATTGGACCAAGGCAAACCTCCAGAAGCTTCTTTCTGCAATGAAAAACAGCATCCCAGAAAATGACAGAATGAGCGTATATACCAAAGGACTGAAAACTGTGGACTGGAATGAGGTGGcttttccccctttctctcctgAAGCATGCCAACGAAAGTGGAGAGAGATTTTGCAGAAG ATGCGCAAGATTCGGACCCTCACAGAGCTCATCGTTGAAGCTGAAGATGTCATTGCCAATCCTGTCCAGAACAATAAG ATCCATCCAGAACTCCCAAAGAGGCCCAGCCCTCCAAATGCCATCTTTTATGAGGAGAACGAGGCCAATTTTCATCAGCAGCACCCAGAGATGAGCCGCCAAAAGCTGTTCAAGTTCCTAATCAAGAAGTACAAGGAGCTCCCAGATGAAGAGAAG GCTCAGTATGTGGGGAAATACAAGCTTGCAAGTGAAACATACAAGAGAAGGATGCTAGAGTTCAG GAAACAATATCACGAACCTCCCACCCATGAGCCCAGGACctacaggaagaggaagaggaagagggtcTCTGAAAACATGTCAGAT AATGAACAACATACTGAAGATGCAGAGGGCCTGCCTTCCAACCCTCCTTT CAATGGCTATAATCTATTCTGCAAAGAGCAACTGGGGTCCATGGAGGGTGTCTCAAAAAATTCCTACGTGAGTGTGTGGGCGCAACGTTGGCGAAAATTGACTGATAGACAGAGGCACGAGTACAGCAAGCGCTGCAGAGAg TTGAAGACGCAGTACTCGATGAAGCTGGATGCATATCTAATG ACTATGGATGAAGAGGAGCAGCAGCGGATCCTAAATAAGTATGGCATCAAAAGACCTAAAAAGCGTAAG GGCATTAAAAGAGAAGTGAAGTTTGTAAAGACACTTCCTGGCGAGCCCAAGATGCCATCTCG ATctggaaatgtaattttctgcAAAGAACAGATGGAACTTCTGAAGAAGGAATTCCCAAACCAAAGGGAGCGTTTCATCAAGGGCAACCAAATGTGGCATGACCTCTCCAATAAGGAGAAGGATCGCTACAAAGTGAAAGTATATGAAAACCTTAGAAAATACTCGATGGAGCTGCAGAAGTGGTTTAAG ACATTGACGTCAGCAGAGCAGGAAGACTATCGGACATGTAACCCCACT AAATGTCAATACCTTGATGCCAAACAAATGAAATTTTCTGAACgtgaaaaacatttcttgtaCAGACCATCA GATTCAGAAGATGAAGACCTTGAGTACAGCAGCAGTGATAAGGAAGAGTACAATTTGGACTGTGAAGAG gatgaggaggaggaggaggaggaggaagaagaagaggacaacATGTTTGAGATGTATTGA
- the LOC122868130 gene encoding nucleolar transcription factor 1-like isoform X1 — MSGKKNDSEEADWTKANLQKLLSAMKNSIPENDRMSVYTKGLKTVDWNEVAFPPFSPEACQRKWREILQKMRKIRTLTELIVEAEDVIANPVQNNKIHPELPKRPSPPNAIFYEENEANFHQQHPEMSRQKLFKFLIKKYKELPDEEKAQYVGKYKLASETYKRRMLEFRKQYHEPPTHEPRTYRKRKRKRVSENMSDQNEQHTEDAEGLPSNPPFNGYNLFCKEQLGSMEGVSKNSYVSVWAQRWRKLTDRQRHEYSKRCRELKTQYSMKLDAYLMTMDEEEQQRILNKYGIKRPKKRKGIKREVKFVKTLPGEPKMPSRSGNVIFCKEQMELLKKEFPNQRERFIKGNQMWHDLSNKEKDRYKVKVYENLRKYSMELQKWFKTLTSAEQEDYRTCNPTKCQYLDAKQMKFSEREKHFLYRPSDSEDEDLEYSSSDKEEYNLDCEEDEEEEEEEEEEEDNMFEMY; from the exons atgagtgggaaaaaaaatgatTCTGAAGAAGCTG ATTGGACCAAGGCAAACCTCCAGAAGCTTCTTTCTGCAATGAAAAACAGCATCCCAGAAAATGACAGAATGAGCGTATATACCAAAGGACTGAAAACTGTGGACTGGAATGAGGTGGcttttccccctttctctcctgAAGCATGCCAACGAAAGTGGAGAGAGATTTTGCAGAAG ATGCGCAAGATTCGGACCCTCACAGAGCTCATCGTTGAAGCTGAAGATGTCATTGCCAATCCTGTCCAGAACAATAAG ATCCATCCAGAACTCCCAAAGAGGCCCAGCCCTCCAAATGCCATCTTTTATGAGGAGAACGAGGCCAATTTTCATCAGCAGCACCCAGAGATGAGCCGCCAAAAGCTGTTCAAGTTCCTAATCAAGAAGTACAAGGAGCTCCCAGATGAAGAGAAG GCTCAGTATGTGGGGAAATACAAGCTTGCAAGTGAAACATACAAGAGAAGGATGCTAGAGTTCAG GAAACAATATCACGAACCTCCCACCCATGAGCCCAGGACctacaggaagaggaagaggaagagggtcTCTGAAAACATGTCAGAT CAGAATGAACAACATACTGAAGATGCAGAGGGCCTGCCTTCCAACCCTCCTTT CAATGGCTATAATCTATTCTGCAAAGAGCAACTGGGGTCCATGGAGGGTGTCTCAAAAAATTCCTACGTGAGTGTGTGGGCGCAACGTTGGCGAAAATTGACTGATAGACAGAGGCACGAGTACAGCAAGCGCTGCAGAGAg TTGAAGACGCAGTACTCGATGAAGCTGGATGCATATCTAATG ACTATGGATGAAGAGGAGCAGCAGCGGATCCTAAATAAGTATGGCATCAAAAGACCTAAAAAGCGTAAG GGCATTAAAAGAGAAGTGAAGTTTGTAAAGACACTTCCTGGCGAGCCCAAGATGCCATCTCG ATctggaaatgtaattttctgcAAAGAACAGATGGAACTTCTGAAGAAGGAATTCCCAAACCAAAGGGAGCGTTTCATCAAGGGCAACCAAATGTGGCATGACCTCTCCAATAAGGAGAAGGATCGCTACAAAGTGAAAGTATATGAAAACCTTAGAAAATACTCGATGGAGCTGCAGAAGTGGTTTAAG ACATTGACGTCAGCAGAGCAGGAAGACTATCGGACATGTAACCCCACT AAATGTCAATACCTTGATGCCAAACAAATGAAATTTTCTGAACgtgaaaaacatttcttgtaCAGACCATCA GATTCAGAAGATGAAGACCTTGAGTACAGCAGCAGTGATAAGGAAGAGTACAATTTGGACTGTGAAGAG gatgaggaggaggaggaggaggaggaagaagaagaggacaacATGTTTGAGATGTATTGA
- the atxn7l3b gene encoding ataxin-7-like protein 3 yields the protein MKMEEVSMSSLDNSKLEGLAQDILSDLVEDACLGLCFEVHRAVKQGYFFLDDTDQESMRDFEIVDQPGLDVFGQVYNQWKNKECVCPNCSRSIAASRFAPHLEKCLGMGRNSSRIANRRIVTGNNTNNKSESDQEDNDDVNDNDWSYGAEKKAKKRKSDKNPNSPRRSKSFKHKNSMMGPRRRMDNQESPRMLMKDEAFPQ from the exons ATGAAAATGGAGGAGGTTTCAATGTCCAGCCTGGACAACAGCAAGCTGGAG GGCCTAGCTCAGGACATCCTGTCTGACCTGGTGGAGGATGCATGCCTGGGTCTTTGCTTCGAGGTCCACCGGGCCGTCAAGCAGGGCTATTTTTTCCTGGATGACACGGACCAAGAAAGCATGAGGGACTTTG AAATTGTGGACCAGCCGGGATTGGACGTGTTTGGCCAGGTGTACAACCAGTGGAAAAacaaggagtgtgtgtgtcccaacTGCAGCCGAAGCATTGCTGCCTCACGCTTTGCCCCACACCTGGAGAAATGCCTGGGGATGGGACGCAACAGCAGCCGCATAGCCAACCGCAG AATAGTCACCGgtaacaacaccaacaacaagTCAGAGAGTGACCAAGAGGATAATGACGACGTCAATGATAATGACTGGTCTTACGGGGCAGAAAAGAAAG ccAAGAAAAGGAAATCTGATAAg AATCCAAACTCACCCAGAAGATCCAAATCATTCAAGCATAAGAACA GCATGATGGGTCCTAGACGTCGCATGGACAACCAGGAAAGCCCGCGCATGCTGATGAAAGATGAGGCATTCCCTCAATAG